Below is a window of Candidatus Binatia bacterium DNA.
CGTCGTCGGTGATGCGGCAGACGATGCCGGCCTTGTTTCGCTCGCCCGCAACCGACACGTGCGCGACCTCGCGCGTGGCGGTGAACTTCCACGCGTTGCGCAGCAGGTTGTCCAGAGCGATGCGCAGCAGTGCGTGATCGCCCTGCACGACGGGCACCGCCTCGACCGAAAGCTCGACGCGGCGATCGGGAAACTCGTTGGCGAGGTCCTCGCCGATAGTGCGGGCCAGCGCGGCCAGGTCCACCGTTTCGTAGCGAAGCGCGCCGCGGCCGACGCGTGCGAGCAGCAGCATGTCGTCGATCATGCCGTCCATGCGGCGGCTGGCCTGGCGGATCTTCGCAAGGTTGGAGCGGGCCGCGTCGTCGAGACGCCCGTCGTCGTCGTCGAGGATCATCTGCGTAAACCCCGCGATCGTCCGCAGCGGGGAACGCAGGTCGTGCGAGACCGTATAGCTGAAGCCCTCGAGCTCGCGATTGGCCATTTCGAGGTCGGCCGTGCGCTCGGCGACGCGGCGCTCGAGCTGGGTCCTCAGCGCGGCCAGCTCGAGGTCGCTGGCCCGCGCTTCGGCCAGCCTTTGCTCCAGGCTGCGGCGCGAGGCGTCGAGGAAGTGCGCGATGTACGTCGTCAGCGCAAGGAGCGTCGCCATCGTGGCGCCGGCATCGAAGCCGATGTGGCGGACGCCGGTAGTGTGGTCGACGATCGTGGATGCGACGAGGAGGCTCAGTCCTGCCGTCGCCGACACGGCTCCCTGAGCCAGCGCGCCCCAGGGAATCAGCACCGAGCTCAGGCTCGTCAGCGCGAGCACGAGCAGGATCATCGGAAACGCGTCGGCGCGAACCACCGAGATCGCCACACCGATTGCGAACTGGACCGCGAGCGCACCGATCGTGATAGAAAGCGTGTTGCGCCGCGAACCCTCGCCGCGCAGCACATGGACGCTGGCAAAGAGCACGCCAAGGCGGATCGCGTTCAGCCCGGCGCGCAACTCGAAGGAAGGACCCTGCGAGAAAAGAAGCGTGATCGCGTAGATCGACTGCGCGATCGCAAGGAACCACAGGCTGTCGCGCGCCCGCTCCCGAAGCGGTGGGAGAAGCAGGCGGTCGACCTCTTCCCGCGCCGGGACGGTCGCCACGGTTTCGACCTCGACGCTCTTCGCGCCGACAAGGGGAATGGCATCTGCTCGCATCGCGAAGCGCGGCGCCGCGGGCCAGGCCTCAGCGTCGCTCGGACGGCATTCGTAGCGCCCTCGGGCCTCCCAGTCGACCACGCGATTGAAACTGTCGCTTCGGCGCGAAATACTGCAATTTCCGGGGTGTGGCGCAGTCTGGTAGCGCACCTGCTTTGGGAGCAGGGTGTCGGAGGTTCAAATCCTCTCACCCCGACCATTTTTCCGCCGCGTCCGT
It encodes the following:
- a CDS encoding ATP-binding protein, with product MRADAIPLVGAKSVEVETVATVPAREEVDRLLLPPLRERARDSLWFLAIAQSIYAITLLFSQGPSFELRAGLNAIRLGVLFASVHVLRGEGSRRNTLSITIGALAVQFAIGVAISVVRADAFPMILLVLALTSLSSVLIPWGALAQGAVSATAGLSLLVASTIVDHTTGVRHIGFDAGATMATLLALTTYIAHFLDASRRSLEQRLAEARASDLELAALRTQLERRVAERTADLEMANRELEGFSYTVSHDLRSPLRTIAGFTQMILDDDDGRLDDAARSNLAKIRQASRRMDGMIDDMLLLARVGRGALRYETVDLAALARTIGEDLANEFPDRRVELSVEAVPVVQGDHALLRIALDNLLRNAWKFTATREVAHVSVAGERNKAGIVCRITDDGIGFDPRFRPKLFHPFERIHGDSRFPGTGVGLATVARIVRRHGGDVDAHGWLGEGSTFEITLPLRRGT